A single genomic interval of Lathyrus oleraceus cultivar Zhongwan6 chromosome 7, CAAS_Psat_ZW6_1.0, whole genome shotgun sequence harbors:
- the LOC127104204 gene encoding uncharacterized protein LOC127104204: protein MQEFHVMIVLYLSEKWVFKLGFVRSHGFFLKSISNESLLNFFASFFVTSFFGKKALWKHNVYGLAPSVASAHHILTYAKNHNDTNLLVEVMKLLKRNDLPLQPGTTDIVFSICYNTDEWELINKYAKRFVKAGVKLRQTSFDTWMRFAAKRGDTESLWKIEKLRSDSMKQHTLATGFSCAKGLLLERKPNDAVAIIQVLNQTLSEAKKSVMKDELQKLVSEWPLEVLKHKKEEERKTLAASLKSDILDMVTNLNTGLEANISLEDLNRKESIPQ, encoded by the exons ATGCAGGAATTTCACGTTATGATAGTACT GTATCTTTCTGAAAAGTGGGTTTTTAAACTGGGATTTGTGAGGAGTCATGGTTTCTTTCTGAAAAGT ATTTCAAATGAATCTTTGTTGAACTTTTTTGCATCCTTTTTTGTTACTAGTTTTTTTG GAAAGAAGGCTCTGTGGAAGCATAATGTCTATGGGTTGGCGCCAAGTGTTGCATCGGCACACCATATATTG ACGTATGCTAAGAATCACAATGATACTAATCTATTGGTGGAAGTAATGAAACTTTTGAAGAGGAATGATTTACCATTGCAACCGGGCACGACAGATATAGTTTTTAG CATTTGTTACAATACAGATGAATGGGAGTTGATTAATAAGTACGCGAAAAGGTTTGTTAAGGCTGGTGTAAAACTACGACAAACCTCATTTGATACATGGATGAGATTTGCTGCCAAAAGAG GAGACACTGAGTCATTATGGAAAATAGAAAAGTTGAGATCTGATTCAATGAAGCAGCACACTTTGGCAACTGGGTTTTCTTGCGCCAAG GGCCTTTTATTGGAACGTAAACCTAATGACGCCGTTGCCATCATTCAAGTTCTAAATCAG ACTTTGTCTGAGGCCAAAAAGTCAGTCATGAAGGATGAACTTCAGAAACTTGTATCCGAGTGGCCTTTGGAAGTTCTGAAGCACAAAAAAGAAGAGGAAAGAAAG ACATTAGCAGCCTCTTTGAAATCTGATATCCTTGACATGGTTACTAATTTGAACACGGGACTTGAGGCTAACATAAGTTTGGAAGACCTAAACCGAAAAGAGAGCATTCCACAATAG
- the LOC127104205 gene encoding uncharacterized protein LOC127104205 yields MFAVELAEMLSTDMQKEGLHGRTLTLKLKTTSFEVRNRAVTLQNYINSSEDILKHASKLLKAELPVSVRLIGLRVSQFNGDKSGSGATPDRTQKTITNFITSGEANRKKDPFSDVTDHDFISDIETDPSIDVGHTSQLDSRDPFDGNHSLDVNHQSCTLWKNDGAKKVQTSGNDAASSHHSACTEMLGSTSFQGKFEGKNVIGLCFFSQDQKHRINRQSKSKKQKLSQREGRYTPIDYFFVKE; encoded by the exons ATGTTTGCAGTGGAGCTTGCTGAAATGCTGTCCACAGACATGCAGAAAGAGGGCCTTCATGGGCGAACGTTGACTCTTAAACTGAAAACTACTTCTTTTGAG GTTCGGAATAGAGCTGTGACTTTACAAAACTACATCAACTCAAGTGAGGATATTCTGAAGCATGCATCAAAATTGCTGAAAGCTGAACTTCCCGTTTCAGTAAGATTAATAG GTCTTAGAGTATCACAGTTTAACGGAGATAAAAGTGGTAGTGGTGCTACCCCTGATCGTACACAGAAGACTATTACCAATTTCATTACTTCAGGAGAAGCCAATAGGAAAAAGGACCCTTTTTCAGATGTTACAGATCATGACTTTATCAGTGATATAGAAACTGATCCTTCGATTGATGTTGGGCACACAAGCCAGCTTGATAGCAGAGATCCTTTTGATGGTAATCATTCATTAGATGTAAATCACCAAAGCTGCACTCTCTGGAAAAATGATGGTGCAAAGAAG GTACAAACTTCTGGTAATGATGCTGCAAGTTCTCACCACAGTGCATGTACAGAGATGCTTGGATCAACTTCATTCCAGGGGAAGTTTGAGGGGAAAAATGTGATAGGTCTATGTTTTTTCAGTCAGGATCAAAAGCACCGAATCAATAGACAAAGCAAATCCAAGAAGCAAAAGTTGTCGCAGAGAGAGGGCCGATATACGCCCATTGATTATTTTTTTGTTAAGGAGTAA